One window of Curtobacterium sp. 458 genomic DNA carries:
- a CDS encoding cysteine hydrolase yields the protein MTVTDDAWLVVVDMQEVFTGESPWAAPRYAHAGMAIEHLLPRFTGRTVFTRFVAPERPEGAWVPYYRDWPFALVPDADPLYALTEPFATAAADRGDPVVTEPTFGKWGTGLQAVVGDHPHLVLTGVSTDCCVLSTALAAADAGATVTVVADACAGASDEDHERALAAMRLYAPLITVVDSANDL from the coding sequence ATGACGGTGACCGACGACGCCTGGCTCGTCGTCGTCGACATGCAGGAGGTCTTCACGGGGGAGAGTCCCTGGGCTGCACCGCGGTACGCCCACGCCGGGATGGCGATCGAGCACCTGCTGCCCCGCTTCACCGGTCGGACCGTCTTCACCCGGTTCGTCGCGCCCGAGCGGCCCGAGGGTGCGTGGGTGCCGTACTACCGCGACTGGCCGTTCGCCCTCGTGCCCGACGCCGACCCGCTGTACGCGCTGACCGAGCCCTTCGCGACCGCAGCTGCCGACCGCGGCGACCCTGTCGTGACGGAACCGACGTTCGGCAAGTGGGGGACGGGCCTCCAGGCCGTCGTCGGCGACCACCCGCACCTGGTGCTGACCGGTGTCTCCACCGACTGCTGCGTCCTGTCGACCGCGCTCGCGGCGGCGGACGCCGGTGCGACCGTCACGGTCGTCGCGGACGCCTGCGCGGGTGCGAGCGACGAGGACCACGAGCGTGCTCTCGCGGCGATGCGGCTGTACGCGCCGCTGATCACGGTGGTCGACTCCGCGAACGACCTCTGA
- the ispG gene encoding flavodoxin-dependent (E)-4-hydroxy-3-methylbut-2-enyl-diphosphate synthase, with product MPAVNLGLPKVPEALSPRRRSRQIRVGKVLVGGDAPVSVQSMTTTPTTNINATLQQIAELTASGCDIVRVAVPSQDDADALPIIAKKSQIPVIADIHFQPKYVFQAIDAGCAAVRVNPGNIRKFDDQVGAIAKAAKDAGVSLRIGVNAGSLEPSLLQKYGKATPEALVESAVWEASLFEEHDFHDFKISVKHNDPIVMVKAYRQLAAAGDWPLHLGVTEAGPEFQGTIKSATAFGILLAEGIGDTIRVSLSAPPVQEVKVGLQILQSLNLRERKLEIVSCPSCGRAQVDVYQLANDVTKGLEGMTVPLRVAVMGCVVNGPGEAREADLGVASGNGKGQIFVKGEVIKTVPEREIVQTLIEEANRLADEMGPAAATGSVQVITTP from the coding sequence GTGCCAGCAGTGAACCTCGGTCTGCCGAAAGTCCCCGAAGCCCTGAGCCCGCGTCGCAGGTCGCGGCAGATCCGGGTCGGCAAGGTCCTCGTGGGCGGTGACGCACCGGTCTCCGTGCAGTCGATGACGACGACGCCCACGACGAACATCAACGCGACGCTGCAGCAGATCGCCGAGCTCACCGCGTCCGGCTGTGACATCGTCCGCGTCGCCGTCCCGAGCCAGGACGACGCCGACGCGCTGCCGATCATCGCGAAGAAGTCGCAGATCCCGGTCATCGCCGACATCCACTTCCAGCCGAAGTACGTCTTCCAGGCCATCGACGCCGGGTGCGCCGCGGTCCGCGTGAACCCGGGCAACATCCGGAAGTTCGACGACCAGGTCGGCGCGATCGCGAAGGCCGCGAAGGACGCCGGCGTCTCGCTCCGCATCGGCGTGAACGCGGGGTCGCTCGAGCCGAGCCTGCTGCAGAAGTACGGCAAGGCCACCCCCGAGGCGCTCGTCGAGTCGGCCGTGTGGGAAGCGAGCCTCTTCGAGGAGCACGACTTCCACGACTTCAAGATCTCGGTCAAGCACAACGACCCGATCGTGATGGTCAAGGCGTACCGGCAGCTCGCCGCGGCGGGCGACTGGCCGCTGCACCTCGGCGTGACCGAGGCCGGCCCGGAGTTCCAGGGCACCATCAAGAGCGCCACGGCGTTCGGCATCCTGCTGGCCGAGGGCATCGGCGACACCATCCGCGTCTCGCTCTCCGCGCCGCCCGTGCAGGAGGTGAAGGTCGGCCTGCAGATCCTGCAGTCGCTCAACCTCCGTGAGCGCAAGCTCGAGATCGTCTCGTGCCCGAGCTGCGGCCGCGCGCAGGTCGACGTCTACCAGCTCGCGAACGACGTCACGAAGGGGCTCGAGGGCATGACCGTCCCGCTCCGCGTCGCCGTCATGGGCTGCGTCGTGAACGGCCCCGGTGAGGCCCGCGAGGCCGACCTCGGCGTCGCGTCGGGCAACGGCAAGGGCCAGATCTTCGTCAAGGGCGAGGTCATCAAGACCGTGCCCGAGCGTGAGATCGTCCAGACCCTCATCGAGGAGGCGAACCGCCTCGCCGACGAGATGGGTCCCGCGGCCGCCACCGGTTCCGTCCAGGTCATCACGACGCCGTAG
- a CDS encoding proline--tRNA ligase, which produces MVTRLSHLFLRTLRDDPSDAEVTSAKLLVRAGYVRRQAPGIFAWLPLGLRVRARIEGIIRDEMVAAGAQEVLLPALAPREPYEATNRWTEYGDGIFRLKDRKDADYLLAPTHEELFALLVKDLYSSYKDLPVTLFQIQDKYRDEARPRAGLLRGREFTMKDAYSFDIDDAGLDRSYQTMRDAYERIFARLGLEYAIVKADAGAMGGSKSEEFLHPIAVGEDTFVRSAGGYAANVEAYVTPVPESLPIEGQPEPVLLPAADTPTIDTLVAHANEVAPRDGAPWTAADTLKNVVLALTHLDGTREVVVVGLPGDREVDLKRAEVAFAPAEVEAAGDDDFKQHPGVFVKGYIGPQVLGAESASGVRYFVDPRVVDGTAWITGANERGVHVSGLVMGRDFTADGVAEVSDVRAGDPAPDGSGPLETARGMEIGHVFQLGRKYAEALGLKVQDENGKLATVTMGSYGIGVTRILAILAEAHNDEKGLVWPKNVAPFDVHVVATGKDSVAYDLATSIVDTLEGDRFEVVYDDRPKVSPGVKLRDAELLGMPIVVVAGRNAADGVVELWDRASGERRDVPVAELLDAVRAI; this is translated from the coding sequence GTGGTCACACGGCTCTCCCATCTCTTCCTCCGCACGCTCCGCGACGACCCCTCCGACGCCGAGGTGACGAGCGCGAAGCTGCTCGTCCGCGCCGGGTACGTCCGTCGCCAGGCCCCGGGCATATTCGCCTGGCTGCCGCTGGGCCTCCGGGTCCGTGCCCGCATCGAGGGCATCATCCGCGACGAGATGGTCGCGGCGGGTGCGCAGGAGGTCCTGCTCCCGGCACTCGCACCGCGCGAGCCGTACGAGGCGACGAACCGTTGGACCGAGTACGGCGACGGCATCTTCCGCCTCAAGGACCGCAAGGACGCCGACTACCTCCTCGCGCCGACGCACGAGGAGCTCTTCGCACTGCTCGTGAAGGACCTGTACTCGTCGTACAAGGACCTCCCCGTCACGCTGTTCCAGATCCAGGACAAGTACCGCGACGAGGCCCGCCCGCGTGCCGGTCTCCTGCGCGGTCGCGAGTTCACGATGAAGGACGCGTACTCGTTCGACATCGACGACGCCGGTCTCGACCGCAGCTACCAGACGATGCGTGACGCCTACGAGCGGATCTTCGCCCGGCTCGGCCTCGAGTACGCGATCGTCAAGGCGGACGCCGGCGCCATGGGCGGTTCGAAGTCCGAGGAGTTCCTGCACCCGATCGCGGTCGGCGAGGACACCTTCGTGCGCAGCGCCGGCGGCTACGCGGCGAACGTCGAGGCCTACGTCACCCCGGTGCCCGAGTCGCTGCCGATCGAGGGGCAGCCGGAGCCGGTACTGCTCCCCGCGGCGGACACCCCCACGATCGACACCCTCGTGGCGCACGCGAACGAGGTCGCCCCGCGCGACGGCGCCCCCTGGACCGCCGCTGACACGCTCAAGAACGTGGTCCTCGCGTTGACGCACCTCGACGGCACCCGTGAGGTCGTCGTCGTCGGCCTGCCCGGTGACCGCGAGGTCGACCTCAAGCGCGCCGAGGTGGCCTTCGCGCCCGCCGAGGTCGAGGCCGCCGGCGACGACGACTTCAAGCAGCACCCCGGCGTCTTCGTGAAGGGCTACATCGGTCCGCAGGTCCTCGGCGCCGAGAGCGCGTCCGGCGTCCGGTACTTCGTCGACCCCCGCGTCGTCGACGGCACGGCCTGGATCACGGGGGCGAACGAGCGCGGCGTGCACGTGTCCGGGCTCGTCATGGGCCGTGACTTCACGGCGGACGGCGTCGCCGAGGTCTCCGACGTCCGCGCCGGCGACCCGGCCCCGGACGGCTCCGGTCCGCTCGAGACCGCTCGCGGCATGGAGATCGGCCACGTCTTCCAGCTCGGCCGGAAGTACGCCGAGGCGCTCGGCCTCAAGGTGCAGGACGAGAACGGCAAGCTCGCGACGGTCACGATGGGCTCGTACGGCATCGGCGTGACGCGGATCCTCGCGATCCTCGCCGAGGCGCACAACGACGAGAAGGGCCTGGTCTGGCCGAAGAACGTCGCGCCGTTCGACGTACACGTCGTCGCGACCGGCAAGGACTCGGTCGCCTACGACCTCGCGACCTCGATCGTCGACACGCTCGAAGGCGACCGCTTCGAGGTCGTCTACGACGACCGTCCCAAGGTGTCGCCCGGCGTGAAGCTCCGGGATGCGGAACTCCTCGGCATGCCGATCGTCGTCGTCGCGGGGCGGAACGCCGCCGACGGCGTCGTCGAGCTCTGGGACCGCGCGTCCGGTGAGCGCCGCGACGTGCCGGTCGCGGAGCTGCTCGACGCGGTCCGCGCGATCTAG
- the nusA gene encoding transcription termination factor NusA, giving the protein MKIDLAVLRLMEREREIPFEELVQIIEQAILTAYHKHTAENGEPADAQSRVELDRKSGEVSVYVPERDEEGTVVGEAVDQPSDFGRIAAFAAKQVINQRLRDIGDDKILGQFRGKEGDIVAGVIQQGPNPKMVHVDLGTVEAILPPEEQVPGEEYKHGSRIRVYVTSVGRGPKGPQITVSRTHPGLVRKLFALEVPEIASGVVEITSLAREAGHRTKLAVKANEPGVNAKGACIGELGARVRAVTTELGAEKIDIVDWSPDLATFVASALSPAKVTSAFVLDASTKAVRALVPDYQLSLAIGKEGQNARLAAKLTGARIDIQPDSILDGDE; this is encoded by the coding sequence GTGAAGATCGATCTCGCAGTCCTGCGACTCATGGAGCGCGAGCGGGAGATCCCGTTCGAAGAACTCGTCCAGATCATCGAGCAGGCGATCCTGACGGCCTACCACAAGCACACCGCCGAGAACGGCGAGCCGGCGGACGCACAGTCCCGGGTCGAGCTCGACCGCAAGAGCGGCGAGGTCTCCGTCTACGTGCCCGAGCGCGACGAGGAGGGCACAGTCGTCGGCGAGGCCGTCGACCAGCCCAGCGACTTCGGGCGCATCGCGGCGTTCGCGGCGAAGCAGGTCATCAACCAGCGCCTCCGCGACATCGGCGACGACAAGATCCTCGGCCAGTTCCGCGGCAAGGAGGGCGACATCGTCGCCGGCGTCATCCAGCAGGGGCCGAACCCGAAGATGGTGCACGTCGACCTCGGCACCGTCGAGGCGATCCTGCCGCCCGAGGAGCAGGTGCCGGGCGAGGAGTACAAGCACGGCAGCCGCATCCGGGTGTACGTGACGAGCGTCGGCCGTGGTCCGAAGGGCCCGCAGATCACCGTCTCGCGCACGCACCCCGGGCTCGTCCGGAAGCTGTTCGCGCTCGAGGTCCCGGAGATCGCGTCGGGGGTCGTCGAGATCACCTCGCTCGCCCGGGAGGCCGGCCACCGCACGAAGCTCGCGGTCAAGGCCAACGAGCCCGGCGTCAACGCGAAGGGTGCCTGCATCGGCGAACTCGGTGCGCGCGTCCGTGCGGTGACGACCGAGCTCGGTGCCGAGAAGATCGACATCGTGGACTGGTCGCCCGACCTCGCGACGTTCGTGGCGAGCGCGCTGTCGCCGGCGAAGGTGACGAGTGCGTTCGTGCTCGACGCCTCGACGAAGGCCGTCCGTGCGCTCGTACCCGACTACCAGCTGTCGCTCGCGATCGGCAAGGAGGGGCAGAACGCCCGTCTCGCCGCGAAGCTCACCGGTGCGCGGATCGACATCCAACCGGATTCGATCCTCGACGGCGACGAGTGA
- a CDS encoding YlxR family protein, translating to MEPVRTCIGSRRRAPRSSLLRVVALGDGRVVADPKAVMPGRGAWLTPTVDAYELAVKRRAFRRALRLDREPDTSSVLEYLQGLTAAPASERPDTTEQAERLMDN from the coding sequence GTGGAACCCGTCAGAACGTGCATCGGCAGTCGCCGTCGCGCGCCCCGATCCTCCCTCCTCCGTGTCGTCGCCCTCGGCGACGGGCGAGTCGTGGCGGATCCGAAGGCAGTCATGCCGGGCCGGGGAGCGTGGCTCACCCCGACCGTCGACGCCTACGAGCTGGCCGTCAAGCGCCGGGCATTCCGCCGGGCACTTCGGCTGGATCGCGAACCCGACACGTCCTCGGTCCTCGAGTACCTGCAAGGCCTCACGGCCGCGCCGGCATCCGAGCGCCCGGACACGACAGAACAGGCTGAACGGCTTATGGACAACTGA
- the infB gene encoding translation initiation factor IF-2 — translation MAKPRVHEIASELGVDSKTAMEKLKELGEFVKGPSSSVEPPVARKLRAALQAAGASASNTAAPAAGAAAPKPGAAAPKPGTASRSAAPKPGAKPGPATPTPAPQAPAAEQPASDAPTPAAPKSVAQRQAEAEAAQKAAAAEKASGTANKGGQATGSASPKPNTAAGPKPGGPKPGARPGNNPYASSQGMGSRPPRPGNNPYSQNQGMGQRPAAGQGGGNGIPRPAPPRPGVPRPGAPRPGGPGQQGRPNGFGQRPGQGGGRGGQGGGFNRPGGAGGGAGGGFSRPAFSGPRPAGGGGRGRGPGGGTAGAFGRGGGKSRARKSKRTKRAEYEMRQAPSLGGVQVPRGDGTTVIRLRRGASISDFADKIDASPGNLVTVLFHLGEMATATESLDEATFEVLGEELGYKIQIVSPEDEDKELLEGFDIDLEGELEDEDDSVLQQRPPVVTVMGHVDHGKTRLLDAIRNSKVVEGEAGGITQHIGAYQIVTEHEGVERPITFIDTPGHEAFTAMRARGAQVTDIAILVVAADDGIMPQTIEALNHAQSAGVPIVVAVNKIDKEGANPAKVRQQLTEYNLVAEEYGGDVMFVDVSARQNIGIQDLLDAVLLTADAGLDLRANPDKDARGVAIEARLDKGRGSVATVLIQSGTLHVGDAIVAGTAYGRVRAMTDENGVAVQAATPSRPVQVQGLSSVPRAGDTFLVTEEDRTARQIAEKREAAERNAQLAKARKRISLEDFTRALEEGKVDSLNLIIKGDVSGAVEALEQSLLDIEVDDSVQLRILHRGVGAITESDIDLATIDNAIVVGFNVRPDVKARERAAREGIDVRFYSVIYNALEDIEQSLKGMLKPEYEEVQSGVAEIREVFRSSKFGNIAGVIVRSGTITRNAKARVIREGVVIADGLAIESLRRFKDDVTEVRTDFEAGIGLGKYNDIQIGDEIETTELVEKPRD, via the coding sequence GTGGCAAAACCACGCGTACACGAGATCGCATCCGAACTCGGTGTCGACAGCAAGACCGCAATGGAGAAGCTCAAGGAGCTCGGCGAGTTCGTCAAGGGCCCGAGCTCCAGTGTGGAACCCCCCGTCGCGCGCAAGCTCCGTGCTGCGCTGCAGGCGGCCGGCGCCTCGGCGTCGAACACCGCCGCGCCCGCGGCCGGAGCAGCTGCGCCGAAGCCCGGTGCCGCCGCCCCGAAGCCGGGCACGGCATCCCGCTCCGCCGCGCCGAAGCCCGGTGCGAAGCCGGGTCCGGCGACGCCGACCCCTGCCCCGCAGGCACCCGCCGCTGAGCAGCCCGCCTCCGACGCGCCGACCCCGGCCGCGCCGAAGTCGGTCGCACAGCGTCAGGCCGAGGCAGAGGCCGCGCAGAAGGCCGCAGCGGCCGAGAAGGCCTCGGGCACGGCGAACAAGGGTGGCCAGGCCACCGGTTCCGCTTCGCCGAAGCCGAACACGGCCGCCGGCCCCAAGCCGGGTGGCCCGAAGCCGGGCGCGCGTCCGGGCAACAACCCCTACGCGTCGAGCCAGGGCATGGGCTCCCGCCCGCCGCGCCCCGGCAACAACCCGTACTCGCAGAACCAGGGCATGGGCCAGCGCCCGGCCGCCGGTCAGGGTGGCGGCAACGGCATCCCGCGTCCGGCCCCGCCGCGTCCCGGTGTCCCGCGCCCCGGTGCTCCCCGTCCGGGTGGCCCCGGCCAGCAGGGTCGTCCGAACGGCTTCGGGCAGCGCCCGGGCCAGGGTGGCGGCCGAGGCGGTCAGGGCGGCGGCTTCAACCGTCCCGGTGGTGCCGGTGGCGGCGCCGGTGGTGGCTTCAGCCGCCCGGCGTTCAGCGGCCCGCGTCCCGCCGGTGGTGGCGGTCGTGGCCGCGGTCCCGGTGGTGGGACCGCAGGTGCGTTCGGTCGCGGTGGCGGCAAGAGCCGTGCCCGCAAGTCGAAGCGGACGAAGCGCGCCGAGTACGAGATGCGTCAGGCGCCGTCGCTCGGCGGCGTGCAGGTCCCGCGCGGCGACGGCACCACGGTCATCCGTCTGCGTCGCGGTGCGAGCATCTCGGACTTCGCGGACAAGATCGACGCGAGCCCCGGCAACCTCGTGACGGTGCTGTTCCACCTCGGTGAGATGGCGACCGCCACGGAGTCCCTGGACGAGGCCACGTTCGAGGTCCTCGGTGAGGAGCTGGGTTACAAGATCCAGATCGTCTCGCCGGAGGACGAGGACAAGGAGCTCCTCGAGGGCTTCGACATCGACCTCGAAGGCGAACTCGAGGACGAGGACGACTCGGTGCTGCAGCAGCGGCCCCCGGTGGTCACCGTCATGGGTCACGTCGACCACGGCAAGACCCGCCTCCTCGACGCGATCCGGAACTCGAAGGTCGTCGAGGGCGAGGCCGGCGGCATCACCCAGCACATCGGTGCGTACCAGATCGTCACCGAGCACGAGGGCGTCGAGCGTCCGATCACCTTCATCGACACCCCTGGTCACGAGGCGTTCACCGCCATGCGTGCCCGTGGTGCGCAGGTGACCGACATTGCGATCCTCGTGGTCGCGGCGGACGACGGCATCATGCCCCAGACGATCGAGGCGCTGAACCACGCCCAGTCGGCCGGTGTGCCGATCGTGGTCGCGGTGAACAAGATCGACAAGGAAGGCGCGAACCCGGCCAAGGTCCGCCAGCAGCTCACCGAGTACAACCTGGTGGCTGAGGAGTACGGCGGCGACGTCATGTTCGTCGACGTGTCGGCCCGTCAGAACATCGGCATCCAGGACCTCCTGGACGCGGTGCTGCTCACGGCCGACGCCGGTCTCGACCTGCGTGCGAACCCCGACAAGGACGCCCGCGGTGTGGCGATCGAAGCCCGACTCGACAAGGGTCGTGGTTCGGTGGCGACCGTGCTCATCCAGTCCGGCACGCTCCACGTCGGTGACGCCATCGTCGCGGGCACGGCCTACGGTCGCGTCCGTGCGATGACGGACGAGAACGGTGTCGCCGTCCAGGCAGCGACCCCGTCGCGTCCGGTTCAGGTGCAGGGTCTGTCGTCGGTGCCGCGCGCCGGTGACACGTTCCTCGTCACGGAAGAGGACCGCACGGCTCGTCAGATCGCCGAGAAGCGTGAGGCCGCCGAGCGCAACGCCCAGCTGGCCAAGGCCCGCAAGCGCATCTCGCTCGAGGACTTCACCCGTGCACTCGAAGAGGGCAAGGTCGACTCGCTCAACCTCATCATCAAGGGTGACGTCTCCGGTGCCGTCGAGGCACTCGAGCAGTCGCTCCTCGACATCGAGGTGGACGACAGTGTCCAGCTGCGCATCCTGCACCGCGGTGTGGGTGCGATCACGGAGTCGGACATCGACCTCGCCACGATCGACAACGCGATCGTCGTCGGCTTCAACGTCCGTCCGGACGTCAAGGCCCGCGAGCGTGCAGCCCGTGAAGGCATCGACGTGCGCTTCTACTCGGTCATCTATAACGCACTCGAGGACATCGAGCAGTCCCTCAAGGGCATGCTCAAGCCCGAGTACGAAGAGGTCCAGTCGGGCGTCGCGGAGATCCGCGAGGTGTTCCGTTCCTCCAAGTTCGGCAACATCGCCGGTGTCATCGTCCGTTCCGGCACGATCACCCGCAACGCCAAGGCGCGCGTCATCCGCGAGGGTGTCGTCATCGCCGACGGTCTGGCGATCGAGTCCCTGCGTCGCTTCAAGGACGACGTCACCGAGGTCCGCACGGACTTCGAGGCCGGTATCGGTCTGGGCAAGTACAACGACATCCAGATCGGTGACGAGATCGAGACGACCGAGCTCGTCGAGAAGCCGCGCGACTAG
- the rbfA gene encoding 30S ribosome-binding factor RbfA: MADPQRARKMADRIKEVVARRLDKGLRDPRLGFVTITDVRVTGDLQHASVFYTVYGTDEERADSAAALKAATGMLRSEVGKNITARLTPSLEFIADALPETSAHMEDLLAQAQVRDAQVRAASAGAQYAGDADPYKHDDDEEEDDAARA; this comes from the coding sequence ATGGCTGACCCGCAGCGCGCCCGCAAGATGGCGGACCGCATCAAGGAAGTCGTCGCACGCCGGCTCGACAAAGGCCTCCGCGACCCGCGACTCGGCTTCGTGACGATCACCGACGTCCGTGTCACGGGGGACCTGCAGCACGCGTCCGTGTTCTACACCGTGTACGGCACCGACGAGGAGCGCGCCGACTCGGCAGCGGCGCTCAAGGCGGCGACCGGCATGCTCCGCAGCGAGGTCGGCAAGAACATCACGGCGCGGCTCACCCCGTCCCTCGAGTTCATCGCGGACGCGCTCCCGGAGACCTCGGCGCACATGGAGGACCTGCTCGCGCAGGCGCAGGTCCGGGACGCGCAGGTCCGTGCCGCCTCGGCGGGAGCGCAGTACGCCGGCGACGCCGACCCGTACAAGCACGACGACGACGAGGAGGAGGACGACGCCGCTCGGGCGTAG
- a CDS encoding A/G-specific adenine glycosylase has translation MDGTAETGAPDIATPLIAWFRAEARDLPWRRPGFPAWGTLVSEIMLQQTQVARVVPRLEAWLTRWPTPRDLAQSPPSDAVRAWDRLGYPRRALALHAAATAIAEQHDNVVPRDVDALLALPGIGDYTARAVAVFAYGDRHPVVDVNVRRVLARALLGQGQPGPAKAKQDLPLMESVLPADRDDAAATNAAVMELGALVCVARSPACDACPIADRCAWRAAGYPDHDGPRAPKQARFAGSDRQVRGLIMAELRASDVPVLRPEIDLVWPDAEQRERALASLVRDGLAVGDDAGGYTLPVG, from the coding sequence GTGGACGGCACCGCCGAGACCGGCGCCCCCGACATCGCCACCCCGCTCATCGCGTGGTTCCGCGCCGAGGCGCGCGACCTCCCCTGGCGCCGTCCCGGCTTCCCCGCCTGGGGCACGCTCGTGAGCGAGATCATGCTGCAGCAGACGCAGGTCGCGCGTGTGGTCCCCCGACTGGAGGCGTGGCTCACCCGCTGGCCGACCCCTCGCGACCTCGCGCAGTCGCCACCGTCCGACGCGGTGCGCGCGTGGGACCGGCTCGGCTACCCGAGACGGGCGCTCGCGCTGCACGCGGCCGCGACGGCGATCGCCGAACAGCACGACAACGTCGTGCCGCGCGACGTCGACGCGCTCCTCGCGCTGCCCGGCATCGGCGACTACACGGCACGGGCCGTCGCGGTCTTCGCCTACGGCGACCGGCACCCCGTGGTCGACGTCAACGTCCGCCGCGTCCTCGCACGGGCCCTGCTCGGTCAGGGTCAGCCCGGTCCCGCGAAGGCGAAGCAGGACCTCCCGCTCATGGAGTCGGTGCTGCCGGCGGACCGCGACGACGCCGCCGCCACGAACGCCGCGGTGATGGAACTCGGAGCGCTCGTCTGCGTCGCCCGCTCCCCCGCGTGCGACGCCTGCCCGATCGCGGACCGCTGCGCCTGGCGCGCCGCCGGGTACCCGGACCACGACGGGCCGCGCGCACCGAAGCAGGCCAGGTTCGCCGGGAGCGACCGGCAGGTGCGGGGCCTCATCATGGCGGAGCTCCGCGCGAGCGACGTGCCGGTGCTCCGGCCGGAGATCGACCTCGTCTGGCCGGACGCCGAACAGCGGGAGCGTGCACTCGCCTCGCTCGTCCGCGACGGACTGGCCGTCGGCGACGATGCGGGCGGGTACACGCTCCCGGTCGGCTGA
- the truB gene encoding tRNA pseudouridine(55) synthase TruB, with product MLESPPDGILLVDKPQGISSHRVVSIARRRLGLKKIGHAGTLDPMATGLLLLGAGPSTRLLTHLVGLGKTYTATIRLGVSTDSDDADGDPTAATGVSGADVSEAAVETAVAAQRGTIDQVPSTVSAIKVDGRRAYDLARKGEEVVLKSRTVTVSRFDVTGRQEHTVSVDGAEVQVVDLDVVVACSSGTYVRALARDVGAALGTGAHLTALRRIDVGPFHVDDAVDIEDDSVDVRAALLRPVDVARTLFPTVALDPVAAKDLADGKRVRAEHPDHDGPVAAIASGSDRLVGLVSVRRGQLRVITNFPTALSTPTGA from the coding sequence GTGCTCGAATCGCCGCCGGACGGGATCCTCCTCGTCGACAAGCCGCAGGGGATCTCCAGTCACCGGGTCGTGTCGATCGCTCGACGTCGGCTCGGCCTGAAGAAGATCGGCCACGCCGGCACCCTCGACCCGATGGCCACCGGGCTGCTGCTGCTCGGTGCCGGGCCGTCCACCCGGCTGCTGACGCACCTCGTCGGCCTCGGCAAGACGTACACCGCGACGATCCGTCTCGGTGTCTCGACGGACTCCGACGACGCCGACGGCGACCCGACCGCGGCGACGGGCGTCTCCGGCGCGGACGTGTCCGAGGCCGCTGTCGAGACGGCGGTCGCGGCACAACGCGGCACGATCGACCAGGTGCCCTCGACCGTGAGCGCCATCAAGGTCGACGGCCGTCGAGCGTACGACCTCGCGCGGAAGGGCGAGGAGGTCGTGCTCAAGTCCCGAACGGTCACGGTGTCGCGCTTCGACGTGACCGGCCGTCAGGAGCACACGGTCTCCGTGGACGGTGCCGAGGTGCAGGTGGTCGACCTCGACGTCGTGGTCGCCTGCTCGTCGGGGACGTACGTCCGTGCACTCGCTCGCGACGTCGGGGCCGCGCTCGGCACCGGAGCGCACCTCACCGCACTCCGGCGCATCGACGTCGGGCCGTTCCACGTCGACGACGCGGTCGACATCGAGGACGACTCGGTCGACGTGCGGGCAGCGCTCCTGCGTCCCGTCGACGTGGCGCGGACCCTCTTCCCGACGGTCGCGCTCGACCCGGTCGCTGCGAAGGACCTCGCGGACGGCAAGCGCGTGCGCGCCGAGCACCCGGACCACGACGGCCCGGTCGCCGCCATCGCCTCGGGGTCGGACCGCCTCGTCGGGCTGGTCTCCGTCCGTCGTGGCCAGCTCCGGGTCATCACCAACTTCCCGACTGCCCTCTCCACCCCGACGGGAGCCTGA